The Magnolia sinica isolate HGM2019 chromosome 10, MsV1, whole genome shotgun sequence genome includes a window with the following:
- the LOC131257615 gene encoding putative disease resistance protein At1g50180 — MVAIETIASQIIIKVADPLIKELISLYEVDDKVELLVTHFREMKCFLKDADAKKERDERVKNWVLDVTDAAYDAEDLIDTFILKVEPLKRTGFVGCITRYACIFCELKGRYKLSSEIERINNKIRVSSESRSTFGIQNIGQGAGTSSAGPSLQEWRLTSPLDQEPDFVGFEKDLEILVDLLTKGESRRCVVSVVGMGGLGKTTLIKKIYNDTRVKAHFHFCAWICLSREYDVKDILKTIIDCCMVLSEEESKKVEKMNVIQLRHKISEYLKGQRYLMVVDDIWTEEAWDAIQDAFPVIKNGSRVMITTRNKDVALHADAPHLLYMNCDFLKMKKAGNCFAKKHFQKKVPVALSLSRRWVERWWKNAMVYLLRSWLLEGS, encoded by the coding sequence ATGGTCGCCATTGAGACTATTGCTTCGCAAATTATCATAAAGGTAGCTGATCCCCTCATTAAGGAACTTATTTCCCTATATGAGGTTGACGACAAAGTCGAATTGCTCGTCACACACTTTAGAGAGATGAAATGCTTCTTGAAAGACGCAGACgccaaaaaagaaagagatgaaAGAGTGAAGAACTGGGTGCTTGACGTGACAGATGCTGCATACGATGCTGAGGACCTCATCGACACCTTTATCTTAAAGGTAGAACCCTTGAAGCGAACAGGATTTGTGGGCTGCATTACAAGGTACGCTTGCATCTTCTGTGAATTGAAAGGTCGCTATAAGTTGAGCTCGGAGATCGAACGGATAAACAATAAGATCCGTGTTAGCTCCGAAAGTAGGTCGACTTTTGGAATTCAAAATATAGGCCAGGGAGCAGGGACAAGCTCCGCTGGTCCAAGCCTCCAAGAATGGAGGCTCACTTCTCCTCTTGATCAAGAACCAGATTTTGTTGGTTTTGAGAAAGATTTGGAGATATTGGTGGACCTACTGACGAAGGGGGAGTCACGCCGTTGTGTTGTTTCTGTAGTTGGAATGGGTGGTCTCGGTAAGACCACTCTTATCAAGAAAATTTATAACGACACTCGTGTTAAAGCACATTTTCACTTTTGCGCATGGATTTGTCTATCGCGAGAGTATGATGTGAAAGATATTCTTAAGACGATCATAGATTGCTGCATGGTGCTCTCAGAAGAAGAATCCAAGAAAGTGGAGAAAATGAACGTCATTCAGCTGAGGCATAAAATTTCAGAATATTTGAAAGGGCAGAGATACCTTATGGTAGTAGATGATATATGGACGGAAGAAGCATGGGATGCTATCCAAGATGCTTTCCCAGTTATAAAGAATGGAAGTAGGGTCATGATTACCACTCGCAACAAAGATGTAGCTTTACATGCAGATGCACCACACCTGCTGTACATGAATTGCGATTTCTTAAAAATGAAGAAAGCTGGAAATTGTTTTGCAAAAAAGCATTTCCAGAAGAAGGTGCCGGTTGCTCTCAGCCTTTCGAGACGATGGGTAGAGAGATGGTGGAAAAATGCCATGGTCTACCTCTTGCGATCATGGTTATTGGAGGGCTCTTAG
- the LOC131257776 gene encoding uncharacterized protein LOC131257776 — MATKALIAEQLKGQHFDGNNYEDWSRAVRCLLDEDDISHTLDVVQEEPILTENGNLQEHRVAMIRYNKWRKQNRSARNVLLSTMHKELIPTYEVHETAKGMWEALTDAYAQKSDARVRAMELEFQEYRMPVGYPIKDHIRKMEQMIGALRNVGCKLTENQKIIAMHRSLPESWAQIKRILNHTDSITTFRDFCGHLVREVEMNAIQPGSAKAFVTETHKRKANNKRSKACKKAKKNNQEQKTTKPAPNLKKGNGKKKQKKTNVICFVCENFGHYARQCAHKKTAQQST, encoded by the exons atggccaccaaagcgttaatcgctgaacagctaaaaggacaacatttcgacggcaacaactacgaagactggtctcgcgcagtgcgatgccttctagacgaggacgacatatctcacacactcgatgtagttcaagaggaacccatcctgACTGAAAAcggaaatttacaagaacatagggttgcgatgattcgctataataagtggcgaaaacaaaatcgttcagcccgtaatgtccttcttagcactatgcacaaagaactcatacctacgtatgaagtgcatgaaaccgctaagggaatgtgggaagcactgacagatgcctatgcgcagaagtcagatgcgagagttagggcaatggaattgGAATTCCAGGAGTATAGGATGCCTGTCGGCtatcccatcaaagatcatattcgtaagatggagcaaatgataggtgcccttaggaatgttgggtgcaaattgactgaaaatcagaagattatagccatgcaccgttccttgcctgaatcttgggcccaaatcaaaagaattctgaaccatactgattctatcacaacgttcagagacttttgtggccacttggtacgtgaggttgaaatgaatgcaattcagccaggttcggctAAGGCCTTTGTAacagagacccataagcgaaaagctaatAATAAACGGTCCAAAGCTtgcaagaaggcgaagaagaataatcaagaacagaagaccacaaaacctgctccaaatctcaagaaggggaatggaaagaagaagcagaaaaagacaaatgtaatctgctttgtctgtgaaaatttcggccattatgctcggcagtgtgcccacaaaaagacg gcgcaacaaagcacgtga
- the LOC131257320 gene encoding uncharacterized protein LOC131257320, producing the protein MGVMQVIPCALLAIAVHLTTTHHLFNRISWAFCVYLEAVSVLPQLRVMQNAKIVESFTAHYVFALGVARFLSCAHWVLQVWFPTNYPSEL; encoded by the exons ATGGGAGTAATGCAGGTGATACCATGTGCTTTACTTGCAATTGCTGTTCATCTAACAACTACACACCATCTTTTCAACAGAATCTCATGGGCCTTCTGTGTTTACTTGGAGGCTGTATCAGTTTTACCACAACTACGTGTCATGCAAAATGCAAAG ATTGTTGAGTCCTTCACCGCTCATTACGTATTTGCATTGGGCGTTGCTCGATTCTTGAGCTGTGCACATTGGGTTCTCCAGGTGTGGTTTCCAACAAATTACCCTTCTGAATTGTAG